Below is a genomic region from Cellulomonas sp. P24.
CGCTCGGCTACCAATACCAGGCGGACTACTGCCTGCTCGCGTTCCTGCGAGACTCCGGCCCGGGCCGCTCGATCAGTCTGGAACTGCATGACGACTTCGCTTGGGACGATGGGAACGTGCCCACAGACCTGGTGCAGGTCAAGCATCGGGTGACTGGAGCCGGCGGGCTTGGTGACCGATCCGACGCGCTGTGGCGCACGCTCAAGGTGTGGATGGACGAGGCCAACCCCGCTGACCCCGACGGCGCGAGGTTGTGCCTCGTGACGACCGGGACCGCGGCGCCCGGCTCGGCTGCCGCCTACCTGCAGGTCCCAGTGAACGTCGATGCAGCGCTGACCGCGCTGCGAGCGGCGGCCATCGATGACGCGACCGGGGAGGGCACGGCACCGGGCCGAAGCCAGTTCCGCAAGCTCAGCCCGACCGTGCAGCGCGCTTTCGTCAGCCGGATACAGGTCGTGGACGCCCAGCCGACCATCGTCGACATCGAGGCGGCGATCCGCAACATCGAGCACCGCCACATGCCCGCCGACGCGCAGAAGCAGGACGAGTACATCGATCAGCTCTTCGGATGGTGGCGGCGGCGGGTCGTCGAGATGCTCAGCCACCGG
It encodes:
- a CDS encoding ABC-three component system protein, coding for MTKHSAAGSALGYQYQADYCLLAFLRDSGPGRSISLELHDDFAWDDGNVPTDLVQVKHRVTGAGGLGDRSDALWRTLKVWMDEANPADPDGARLCLVTTGTAAPGSAAAYLQVPVNVDAALTALRAAAIDDATGEGTAPGRSQFRKLSPTVQRAFVSRIQVVDAQPTIVDIEAAIRNIEHRHMPADAQKQDEYIDQLFGWWRRRVVEMLSHRYFPNRGLRATVTSSDLQFQENRLAVAFSNNGLPEYDDLDIEDDDDALAGLDNEVFVHQMQILKIDQMLLRQAIVDYYRATTSETRWLDRDFLERDDVRKYERRLKDRWRSSFGMMCTRMPENPTASQRVEAGRTLLQEVLYGAPVPIRTQVDQDFYYRGKHHMLAQAGEIGWHPEFESRLGALLVGQADG